The stretch of DNA GGAAGTACCCCGCATAAGGATGCGGTGAGTTAAAAAAGCCTGCCGAGAAGCTTTCTCGACACGTTCACATTTCTCTGGAAGCAGACAACGTGGGTTAAACCAGCTGGGTAGATGGGAGAGAAGTGTGAGCTGTCGGACATGTCTTTTCGACAGGCTCTTTATTTTTAAAAAAATTTTTCCAAACACCCCTCGCCTAGCCCGCATGCCATAGTGGCCTCCTCGGAGGCTTGTATATCGGATGCTAAATAGTACGCACTCACTTGACCCCCTCTCGCTCCCCCTTCTAAAGGGGGAGATAATTGTCAAAGGGGTAAATCGGTGATATACTCGAAACATGAAAGATACCTATCTCTATCCCATCATCATTGAATCCTGCGAGGAAGGAGGATTTTTTACCTCGTGTCCCGTAGTGCAGGGCGCGCATGCGGAAGGAGAAACATACGCGGAGACCGTTGAAAATTTGGAGAGCGTGATGAAACACATTTTTCAGCTGGTACCGCATTTCTCTGTACACACCTATAGCAGATAACGTCAGTTTTTTAATAACGTCATTCCAGACTTGATCTGGAATCCAGAAAAATAAACAAACAAATAAATCGATTTTCCTTTTGGTTTCTGGATTCCCGCTGGAGCCTGCCCCGTACCACGATACGGGGCGGGAATGACAATGAGGCGTTAAAGAATTTTTATTACTTACTATATCATGACCTTTCAAAACTTGCCCGCGAACGCGGGTTTGTGTTTTGGTGCGCAGGCAAAGGGAGCCATGAAGTATGGGTGCGGCAGTCCGATAATCGGCGCACGGTCATCCCAAATCACGGCAGCACGCCGCTCAAACGAAAAACCGTCAAGAGCGTGCTTGATGATCTGGAAATAGATCTACAGACATTTATGGATTAATAAGTATGGTGCTTCACGGTGCCAAAGTGATATTGCGGCCAGTGGTGATGGCGGATGCGGAGCGGTATGCGCGCTGGCTTTCTGATCCTGCGGTGCATCAGTTTATCATGCGCAGGCGCGTCACGCTTAGGGAAGAGCGGCAGTGGATCCGGAATATCCCTTTGAGGAAGAATGACCGCATCTTTGCCATAGACACGCTGGAAGGAGTGCATATTGGTACCGTGGATTTGCACGTAATCAACCAGATGGATCGCTGTGCGGTCTTGGGCATATTCATCGGCGATAAGCGTTATTGGAACCAGGGCTATGGCACGGATGCGATGCGGACGATCCTGCGCTACGGGTTCCAGAAATTGAAGCTACATCGCATCGAGCTTGGGGTCTATGCGTATAATCCGCGGGCGATACGCGTGTACGAAAAGTTGGGATTCACGCACGAGGGCAGGCAGAGGCGCGCCATTCGCTGGCGCAATAATTATTACGATCGTTTGATTATGGGGATTTTGAGGGAAGAGTGGCTGAAGCGCGAATAAGGGCGCCAGAAAAAATAACTTGTAGGATCGTTTTGATGCGTAATGCCATTATTTCAGGCAATGCAGTTAATCAAAGTGTGAAGTTATTTTTGCAGGGCGCCTAAGGATGAGGTGCGAGTAGGATAGAACGAGCGAATCAAGCAACCATTATAATGCGAAAACCCTGTGGCTTATGCTCAACAGGGCTTTTTATAAGTGTCTCATGTGAGACCTCCTTTCAAAAACGAAATCAGAGTACGCGACTATCTCGCGCCCGGCCAATCCGGGAATTATATAGAATTAATTTTCATCCCATTTTTCCCTGTTGGGCCGCTGGGATTTTTGACCACCCATCTCTTTCAGAACTTTAGAGATGTTATATGCTGAAGATTTTTTTTCAGCTGAAGCTGGATGGTCATCAAAGCTTTTTGGAAGTCCCTGCTTTGGTCGCCGGGACTCCTGGTCATCATACACCATCGGTCTCACCTCCTTTCTATTTGGGATTCTGAAGTCTATTTTTCAAACAAGTGTATTCCTTGTATACTAATGTTGTCAAGGCGATGCACTTATCTGTTTGCGGCAAACAAGCAGTGAGGAATAGTGATAATCATAGGGACCTATTAAAATATGGGATAGGATAGATAGGTCGAATAATAAGACTAATAAGTCTGATAAATTTGATTGTTTATAACTTATGTGGCTCCTGTTTGCATTTTTGTCTGCGGTGACGGCCGCCGCAGTGGCAATTTTTGGGAAACTGGGTTTGAAAAACCTTGATTCCACGCTCGCGACCACGATCCGTTCCATGGTCATGGCGCTCTTCCTGCTTTTAGTGAGTTTCAGTTTGGGCAAATGGCGGCAGTTTTCCGCCGGAAGCATCGCAGGCAAAGATTGGCTCTTAATTGTATTATCAGGCGTGGCCGGTGCGCTGTCGTGGCTGTTCTACTTTTTCGCGCTAAAAAGCGGCGACGCCTCCAAGGTCGTGGCGATTGACCGGTTAAGCATCCTGTTCGTGATCGTATTTGCCGTGATTTTCCTGGGGGAAACCCTTGGCTGGAAACAAGCGCTCGGGGCGATTCTCATGGCGGCCGGGGCGATTTTGATAACGATGCGGTAGGGGTGGACAATTGAACGGTGTCGTGATATGTTTTAATAGTCCTTATTAAGCTAACTTATAAATATATGGCACAAATTATTGGAGCAAGAGAAGGAGCGGGTGATGCAATGAGGAATATGGGAGGTTCAATGTTTGCACGGGATAATACAACTCCAAAAGGTGAAATTAAAAATTATCAGTTGATTTTACAAAGGTTACAAGGAAGGTTGAATGACCAAGATGCAGCGGTTGTAAAGAGTGATTTTGATGCACAAGTGAAAGCGAAAGCGGATATGTCAGATCAGGCAAAGGTTGAGTTGATTCAAGGCTTATTAGTACAGCACAATGTCCCAGAGATAAAGGAAGAGGTCAAAGAGGCGGCATGAACAAAAATTTGAAAAATGAAAAGCGCGGATTCCCGCGCTTTTTTCGTGGCTGAGCCGTTAGTTAGAAGTCAGCGTTTTCCAAAAAGAGCCAAATGAAACCGCCCCTCAATGTCCCCTCCTTAGTAAGGAGGGGATGGGGAGGTCTCCTTTGGGGAAATGTGAATAGGTTACAGCTGTTATCATGGTCGTTTTTTGAAGAATATGATAAAATATCTCCGCTTACTCACTAACCTTATCCCCTATGGAGTACTTTAAATCCCCCAAATTCGCGCTTTCTGTATTGGGAATAGCCGCCGTCACCGCGATCGTCATCATGGCCTTGGTGCAAAAGCCCTTCTCTAATCCTCCTCAGCAATTTAATGTCTCGGGCGAGGGCAAAGTGGAGGTAGCACCTGATATTGCGCTGGTGCGCGTGGGCGTGGCAACCACGCCGAAAGCATCGGCGGGGGAAGCAGTAAAAGAAAATACGTTCATCATGAACCGCGTCATGAAGGTGGTATCTGACGCGGGCATTGCGCGCGAAGACATAAAGACCATGAATTATACTCTGAATCCCCAGTATGAATTTCCCGACGGGAAGCAGAGATTATTGGGGTACGTGGTGTCGCAGGACGTACAATTGAAGATTCGCGATCTCACGAAGGTCGGCGATATCATCGGCGCGGCGACGTCGGCGGGCGCTAATCAGGTGAATGACATCCAGTTCACACTCGAGAATCCGGAAAGCGCGAAGGCAGACGCGCGCGCCAAGGCGATCGAAGCAGCAAAATTAAAAGCAGCCGTGATTGCGGATGCCGCAGGGTTGGATTTGAAAAAATTAATAAACTTCTACGAAGTGGAGTCTCCCATTCCCACGCCGTACTATGACGGCAAGGGCGGCGGCGGCACGGATATGTCGGTGCCGGTGTCGCAGGGGATGTACGAGGTGGTGGTGCAGGTGAATTTGGTTTATGAGGTCAGATAATGATACGAACAGTTTGCAAGAAGAGGCTTTTTGTTTCTATTAAGTATTCATCATCGTTTTTCCTTTACTCAGGAATACACAATTTTTTTGCGGACGCGACCTAGCAGCTTGATACGCCTAAATCCTCGAAAAATTGGTATTCCTTCGCTCTAAATTCATGATTAATTCACCTGCGAGTGGGAGAGAAGGGAAAGGATACCCATTTAACAATTTAGCAATTTAACCATTTTCATTATGTCTTCATTACAAAAATTTATACTTTCATTAATAGGCGTGTTGGTGGTGGGCGGGGTGCTCGTGGTGGGCGCGGCGAGGATGGGGAAAGGGCCGTCGCGCATTGAGGTGTCTACGGCAGAACCGCAGGACCACTTTTCCATATCCGCGGAGGGCAAGGTGAGCGCAAAGCCGGACATTGCGGTGATGACTTTCGGCGTGGTGACGGAGAAACCCACGGTCGCGCAAGCCACCAAAGAGAATACCGACAAAATGAATGCAGTTATTAAGTCGGTAAAAGCGAATAGGGTAGCGGAGAAGGATATCAAGACTTCGCAGTACCAGCTCAATCCCGTGTACGAATACCCGCCCAACGGCAGGCCTTATATCCGCGGCTACTCCTTAAACCAGCAGATTGAGGTGAAGGTGCGCGATTTTGACACGATCGGCGATGTCATCGCGGCGGCGACCGGCGCAGGCGCCAATGAAGTGGGTTCGCTCCAATTTACCATTGATGAGCCTGATGCGTTAAAAACACAAGCGCGCAACGAAGCGATTGGAAAGGCGCGGGACAAGGCGCGCCAGATTGCGGACGAAGCAGGATTGAAGCTCGGGCGGCTTATTAATGTGAGCGAGTCAGGTGGTTATACGCCGCCGGTGCCGATGTACGACCGCGCGTACATGCTGGAAGCGAAATCAGTTGGCTCTGTGGCGCCGGAAATTCAAGCAGGGGAGCAGGAGATTACGGTGACGGTGACGTTGGTGTACGAAGTGGAGTAAGTGCGAGGCATGTCTGTATAAAAAGACGCGGTTGTCCCGCCCTGCGAGCGGGACACCGCTCGGCTCTCGGGTTCGCTCCTCCGACGTGGCGTCGGAGACCGTGCCCGCTCACCCTCCGAGACGCTTTTTATTGCAGCCACTCCTCGCTTGGGGGGATATAGGAAATCGGTTTCGTGACGGTCTGGAAAAGACATTACTTCGTATACTAAAAAGTAGGGGGAGAGAAGGTAGGTAACCATTTAGCAATTTAATGTAAAGGTCCATTGTAAAATAATTATTCTCATTATGTATGAATACCTTAAGTTATAAAGTTACCGGTTGGACCGTGTCAGTGTTTTCAGTGTTGAGCTATGCCTTATGTTTCCTCTGGGCGTATACGCTGGCGGGCGATTTGAGAGAAATGCATGTGAATTGGCTGCGGATGGCGTATTTGAAATTTGCCGGACTTGATGTGATGAGTTTTTTGTCAGGACTTGTGCAGACGTTTGTGTGGGCATGGATTGCGGTGATCGCGTTTGTCTGGTTGTGGAACAGGTTTTACCATAAGTTCGAGAAGACGGGGACAGCATAGGAGAGGCGCTCGGAGTGTTTGCATAAAAAGACGCGGTTGTCCCGCCCTGCGAGCGGGACACCGCTCGGCTCTCGGGTTCGCTCTCCCGCTTCGCGGGATCCGTGCCCGCTCACCCTCCGAGACGCTTTTTATTGCACCCACTCCTCGCTTGAGGTTAAGAGTTGAAGCTGCGAGGGTGTTCACGAACGCACATCCTCGCTTGGGAAAATTAGGAAGATCCATACCCGCGGAATCTCCGAGACACTTTCCTTCACAGGCAATCCTCACTTGGGGGGAGTAAAGAGTTGCGAGGGTGTTCACGAACGCACATCCTCGCTTGTGGGGAGGAGGTTTTGTATTATAAAAACCGCCTGTGGAGGGCGGTTTTCATTATGATTTAATCAGAAACTATGATTGCGGATCCTTTTCATTCTGTTCATCCTCCTTATTTTCTTTTGGCGTGTCTGGTTTGCTCTTCATCTCCTCCACCGTTTTCTTGATTTCATGGACGACGGTTTCCGCTTTCTCCTTCATCTCCGCGCCGACTCGCGTGAAATGCGCGCGATCAAGGTTTGCGTCTGCCGCACCTTCAAGGGGCACGATAATCCAGAGGATGAGATAAGCCAGCACACCGAATCCTTGGAAGAGCGCAAGGAGCACAAAGGCAAGGCGGACGATGGTTGGATCAATGTTGAAATATACTGCAAGCCCGGCGCACACGCCGGCGATCATTTTATTGTTACGAGAGCGGTATAGTTTTTTCATATAGTATTTTGCATTAATTAACGATTAGATTGTACTATAACGTGGTAAAATTGTCGAGGAAGGAATAGATAATAGAAGATTGTAATTATAATAAATTTGTGATAGGCTCATAGCATGAATAGAACTATTGTGAGTGAAACTACGGGTGCCATTGGCGCCACGGTGCTCCTGAAGGGATGGGTGCATGCGCGCCGGAATCTCGGAAAGATCGTATTTTTTGACGTGCGCGACCGGTCTGGCATCGTTCAGGCGGTGTGCGTGCCGAAAGAATTGGATCCCGCATCGGTGGACGCAGTGACCAAGATACGCCCGGAGTGGGTGGTGGAAATTGAAGGCGCGGTGCAGATGAGGCAGGAGAAGGACGTGAATCCGCTCATCCCCACCGGCAAGATAGAGGTCCTCGCAAAGCGCGTGGCGGTCCTCAATGAGGCGAAGACGCCACCGTTTGAAATCGACAAAGACACGAAAGGGATTTCCGAAGAGTTGCGCCTGAAGTACCGCTACCTTGATTTGCGCAGCGACCGGATGCGGCGGAACATGCTCATGCGCTCCAAGATGATGCACTATGTGCGGAGTTACTTGCGCGAGAGGGGATTTACCGAAATCCATACGCCCATGCTTTCCAAATCAACGCCGGAAGGAGCGCGCGACTATCTCGTGCCTTCGCGCAAATACCACGGCAAGTTTTTTGCGCTCCCGCAATCTCCCCAGCAATACAAGCAGATGCTCATGGTGGCGGGATTTGAGCGGTATTTCCAGATCGCGCCCTGTTTCCGCGACGAGGACGCGCGCGCGGACCGCAGTCCCGGAGAATTCTACCAAGTGGACATGGAGATGAGCTTCGTGACGCAGGACGAGATCCTTGCGCTCACCGAGCACATGTTCACCGCGATGGTGAAAGAGCTATGGCCTGAAAAACATTTCATGCAAGAGCCGTGGCCGCGGCTGAAGTACCAGGAGGTGATGGTGAAGTATGGCACGGACAAGCCTGATTTGCGCCGGAATAAAGAGGATATGAGTGAGCTCGCATTCGCATGGGTGCTTGATTTCCCTCTCTTCATGCGGCAGAGCAAAGAAGACTTCTTCTTCGGCGCAGGCAAG from Patescibacteria group bacterium encodes:
- a CDS encoding SIMPL domain-containing protein (The SIMPL domain is named for its presence in mouse protein SIMPL (signalling molecule that associates with mouse pelle-like kinase). Bacterial member BP26, from Brucella, was shown to assemble into a channel-like structure, while YggE from E. coli has been associated with resistance to oxidative stress.), with product MEYFKSPKFALSVLGIAAVTAIVIMALVQKPFSNPPQQFNVSGEGKVEVAPDIALVRVGVATTPKASAGEAVKENTFIMNRVMKVVSDAGIAREDIKTMNYTLNPQYEFPDGKQRLLGYVVSQDVQLKIRDLTKVGDIIGAATSAGANQVNDIQFTLENPESAKADARAKAIEAAKLKAAVIADAAGLDLKKLINFYEVESPIPTPYYDGKGGGGTDMSVPVSQGMYEVVVQVNLVYEVR
- a CDS encoding GNAT family protein, which gives rise to MVLHGAKVILRPVVMADAERYARWLSDPAVHQFIMRRRVTLREERQWIRNIPLRKNDRIFAIDTLEGVHIGTVDLHVINQMDRCAVLGIFIGDKRYWNQGYGTDAMRTILRYGFQKLKLHRIELGVYAYNPRAIRVYEKLGFTHEGRQRRAIRWRNNYYDRLIMGILREEWLKRE
- a CDS encoding SIMPL domain-containing protein, with protein sequence MSSLQKFILSLIGVLVVGGVLVVGAARMGKGPSRIEVSTAEPQDHFSISAEGKVSAKPDIAVMTFGVVTEKPTVAQATKENTDKMNAVIKSVKANRVAEKDIKTSQYQLNPVYEYPPNGRPYIRGYSLNQQIEVKVRDFDTIGDVIAAATGAGANEVGSLQFTIDEPDALKTQARNEAIGKARDKARQIADEAGLKLGRLINVSESGGYTPPVPMYDRAYMLEAKSVGSVAPEIQAGEQEITVTVTLVYEVE
- a CDS encoding PspC domain-containing protein; amino-acid sequence: MKKLYRSRNNKMIAGVCAGLAVYFNIDPTIVRLAFVLLALFQGFGVLAYLILWIIVPLEGAADANLDRAHFTRVGAEMKEKAETVVHEIKKTVEEMKSKPDTPKENKEDEQNEKDPQS
- a CDS encoding EamA family transporter gives rise to the protein MWLLFAFLSAVTAAAVAIFGKLGLKNLDSTLATTIRSMVMALFLLLVSFSLGKWRQFSAGSIAGKDWLLIVLSGVAGALSWLFYFFALKSGDASKVVAIDRLSILFVIVFAVIFLGETLGWKQALGAILMAAGAILITMR
- a CDS encoding type II toxin-antitoxin system HicA family toxin, which encodes MRGGNDNEALKNFYYLLYHDLSKLARERGFVFWCAGKGSHEVWVRQSDNRRTVIPNHGSTPLKRKTVKSVLDDLEIDLQTFMD
- a CDS encoding type II toxin-antitoxin system HicB family antitoxin; the encoded protein is MKDTYLYPIIIESCEEGGFFTSCPVVQGAHAEGETYAETVENLESVMKHIFQLVPHFSVHTYSR
- a CDS encoding amino acid--tRNA ligase-related protein, giving the protein MNRTIVSETTGAIGATVLLKGWVHARRNLGKIVFFDVRDRSGIVQAVCVPKELDPASVDAVTKIRPEWVVEIEGAVQMRQEKDVNPLIPTGKIEVLAKRVAVLNEAKTPPFEIDKDTKGISEELRLKYRYLDLRSDRMRRNMLMRSKMMHYVRSYLRERGFTEIHTPMLSKSTPEGARDYLVPSRKYHGKFFALPQSPQQYKQMLMVAGFERYFQIAPCFRDEDARADRSPGEFYQVDMEMSFVTQDEILALTEHMFTAMVKELWPEKHFMQEPWPRLKYQEVMVKYGTDKPDLRRNKEDMSELAFAWVLDFPLFMRQSKEDFFFGAGKVWAPSHHMFTAPKEEDVPLLDTDPGKARSYQHDLVLNGIEVGGGSVRIHSAALQEKIFDLIGFTAEDKKKFEHLLRAFEFGVPPHGGIAPGFDRLLAILQGEKSIREVIAFPLTADARDPLMDSPSEVTSEQLEELGIKVVEEA